One genomic window of Cygnus olor isolate bCygOlo1 chromosome 3, bCygOlo1.pri.v2, whole genome shotgun sequence includes the following:
- the ACTR2 gene encoding actin-related protein 2 — protein sequence MDTLGRKVVVCDNGTGFVKCGYAGSNFPEHIFPALVGRPIIRSTAKVGNIEIKDLMVGDEASELRSMLEVNYPMENGIVRNWDDMKHLWDYTFGPEKLNIDTKNCKILLTEPPMNPTKNREKIVEVMFETYQFSGVYVAIQAVLTLYAQGLLTGVVVDSGDGVTHICPVYEGFSLPHLTRRLDIAGRDITRYLIKLLLLRGYAFNHSADFETVRMIKEKLCYVGYNIEQEQKLALETTVLVESYTLPDGRIIKVGGERFEAPEALFQPHLINVEGVGVAELLFNTIQAADIDTRSEFYKHIVLSGGSTMYPGLPSRLERELKQLYLERVLKGDVEKLSKFKIRIEDPPRRKHMVFLGGAVLADIMKDKDNFWMTRQEYQEKGVRVLEKLGVTVR from the exons ATGGACACGCTGGGCAGGAAGGTGGTGGTGTGCGACAACGGCACCGGG tttgtgaaATGTGGCTATGCAGGCTCAAATTTTCCAGAgcacatttttccagctttggTTGGAAGACCTATTATAAGATCAACTGCTAAAGTGGGAAACATTGAAATCAAG GATCTCATGGTTGGTGATGAAGCAAGTGAATTACGCTCAATGCTGGAAGTTAATTATCCAATGGAGAACGGCATAGTTCGGAACTGGGATGATATGAAGCACCTCTGGGATTACACGTTTGGACCAGAAAAACTTAATATTGACacaaaaaattgtaaaatactACTTACAGAACCTCCCATGAACCCAACTAAAAATAGAGAGAAGATTGTGGAG GTTATGTTTGAGACGTACCAGTTTTCTGGGGTGTATGTAGCCATTCAGGCTGTCCTTACTTTGTATGCTCAAG GTTTGTTGACTGGGGTTGTTGTGGACTCTGGAGATGGTGTGACTCATATTTGCCCAGTTTATGAAGGTTTCTCCCTCCCTCATCTCACCAGACGGTTAGATATTGCTGGGAGGGATATCACTAGGTACCTCATTAAG CTCCTCTTACTGCGAGGGTATGCTTTCAACCATTCTGCTGATTTTGAGACTGTTCGCATGATCAAGGAAAAGCTATGTTATGTGGGATACAACATTGAACAGGAGCAGAAACTGGCATTAGAGACCACAGTACTAGTGGAGTCCTACACG CTCCCAGATGGCAGGATTATCAAAGTTGGTGGAGAACGGTTTGAGGCACCAGAGGCTCTCTTCCAGCCTCACTTAATCAACGTAGAGGGGGTTGGTGTGGCTGAACTGCTGTTTAACACCATCCAGGCCGCTGACATTGATACCAG GTCTGAATTCTATAAGCACATTGTGCTGTCTGGAGGGTCCACCATGTACCCCGGGCTGCCTTCACGACTGGAGCGGGAACTTAAACAGCTCTACCTGGAACGAGTTCTGAAAGGAGATGTGGAAAAACTCTCG aaattTAAGATCCGAATTGAAGATCCACCTCGTCGAAAGCACATGGTGTTTTTGGGTGGCGCGGTTCTAGCAGACATCATGAAAGACAAAGACAACTTCTGGATGACCCGACAAGAATACCAAGAAAAGGGAGTGCGTGTTTTGGAGAAGCTTGGTGTGACTGTTCGATAA